A single Perca flavescens isolate YP-PL-M2 chromosome 2, PFLA_1.0, whole genome shotgun sequence DNA region contains:
- the LOC114572841 gene encoding aminoacyl tRNA synthase complex-interacting multifunctional protein 1: MGRSEELSDFQRGTVVGCHLCKKSNREISALLNLPRSTVSNVILKWKRGGITTALPRSGRPHKLKEEDRQVLEKVALENCSPSVEALTAEFQTASGANVSPRTVRRELHEMGFRGRVSTYNKPKGGEKAEKKRAAPSQDEAKVDVSRLDLRVGRIITTLQPPETDGLYVEQVDVGEASPRTVVSELAKHIPSDRIENRMAVLLCNLKPAKTRGVVSQAMVMCASSPDKVEILEPPSGAAPGDRVIFQGFPGEPDKVLDPKKKVWEQIQPDLRTDGQCVATYKGAAFEVAGKGVCKAQTMSNSEIK; encoded by the exons ATGGGTCGCAGTGAGGAGCTCAGTGACTTCCAGCGGGGGACCGTCGTTGGGTGTCACTTATGCAAGAAGTCGAACCGTGAGATTTCCGCTCTGTTAAACCTGCCGCGGTCCACCGTCAGCAATGTCATTTTAAAGTGGAAACGTGGAGGGATAACGACGGCTCTGCCGCGGAGCGGCCGACCCCACAAGCTCAAAGAGGAGGACCGTCAAGTGCTGGAGAAAGTCGcgctggaaaactgttcgccctCGGTGGAAGCTCTTACTGCAGAGTTTCAGACCGCCTCTGGGGCCAACGTGAGCCCCAGGACTGTCCGCCGGGAGCTGCATGAGATGGGCTTCCGTGGCCGAGTGTCCACGTACAACAAGCCTAAAG GAGGGGAGAAAGCAGAGAAGAAGCGGGCAGCTCCAAGCCAAGATGAAGCAAAGGTGGACGTGTCTCGTCTGGACCTGCGTGTTGGACGTATAATCACAACTCTGCAGCCTCCAGAGACCGACGGTCTGTATGTGGAGCAGGTTGATGTTGGAGAGGCTTCTCCCAGGACGGTGGTCAGCGAGCTAGCTAAACACATACCTTCGGACCGG ATAGAGAACCGCATGGCAGTCCTGTTGTGTAACCTGAAGCCAGCCAAGACGAGAGGAGTGGTGTCCCAGGCTATGGTTATGTGTGCTAGCTCACCAGATAAGGTTGAAATCCTTGAACCACCAAGTGGAGCAGCACCAGGGGACAGAGTTATTTTCCAGGGCTTCCCAG GTGAACCGGACAAAGTGCTGGACCCCAAAAAGAAGGTGTGGGAGCAGATTCAGCCGGACCTACGCACAGACGGCCAGTGTGTTGCAACCTATAAGGGAGCAGCCTTTGAAGTTGCCGGCAAGGGAGTGTGCAAAGCCCAAACCATGAGTAACAGTGAAATCAAATAA